Proteins from a single region of Juglans microcarpa x Juglans regia isolate MS1-56 chromosome 5S, Jm3101_v1.0, whole genome shotgun sequence:
- the LOC121268109 gene encoding dof zinc finger protein DOF3.5: protein MMESGWKPKVDHISPNCPRCGSCNTKFCYYNNYSLTQPRYFCKGCRRYWTKGGSLRNVPVGGGCRKNRRGKSLRLSSTEGVQSRSLSNGNLPHGPLMGNSLLVESTSSSLMNDGSHIDLALVYAKFLNQKPDSKTGFELPEFPSDFDSRLESLSISNTDMSSGTQLVEENGFFECQLTLSHELSVESFPSANNQMYFCGSASSIQKHDQADRTEQSMMYNTSSYGLPPLPGDQDIIASDQEVVWSSSQMMLNHNFEAAQLPGLGPEAQDPNPMISNWISPFDLSSDHATFSRI from the coding sequence ATGATGGAGAGCGGATGGAAACCAAAAGTTGATCATATATCTCCAAATTGTCCACGGTGTGGTTCTTGCAACACAAAATTTTGCTACTACAACAACTACAGCTTGACACAACCAAGGTACTTTTGCAAGGGCTGTAGAAGGTATTGGACTAAAGGTGGATCCCTCAGGAATGTACCCGTCGGTGGCGGCTGCCGGAAAAACAGAAGGGGGAAGTCCTTAAGGTTATCCAGTACTGAAGGTGTCCAGTCAAGAAGTTTGTCTAATGGGAATCTCCCACATGGTCCATTAATGGGGAATTCCTTATTGGTTGAGTCCACTAGCTCGTCACTGATGAACGACGGTTCACATATTGACCTTGCACTTGTTTATGCAAAGTTTTTAAATCAAAAGCCGGATTCCAAGACAGGGTTTGAGTTGCCGGAATTTCCTAGTGATTTCGATTCAAGATTGGAGTCTTTGAGTATATCAAACACTGATATGAGCTCGGGCACTCAATTAGTGGAAGAAAATGGTTTCTTTGAATGCCAGCTTACTCTTTCTCATGAACTTTCTGTGGAAAGTTTTCCAAGTGCCAATAACCAGATGTACTTTTGTGGATCAGCCTCCTCCATTCAGAAGCATGATCAAGCTGATAGAACTGAACAATCTATGATGTATAACACAAGCAGTTATGGGTTGCCACCGTTGCCAGGAGATCAAGACATTATAGCCTCTGATCAAGAAGTAGTGTGGTCGAGTTCTCAAATGATGTTGAATCATAACTTTGAAGCAGCACAACTGCCAGGGCTCGGACCCGAAGCACAAGACCCAAATCCAATGATTTCTAATTGGATCAGCCCGTTCGATTTGTCAAGTGATCATGCAACTTTCTCGAGGATATGA